The Magnolia sinica isolate HGM2019 chromosome 9, MsV1, whole genome shotgun sequence genome contains a region encoding:
- the LOC131256534 gene encoding subtilisin-like protease SBT5.3, which translates to MNNSSFIKATTFSYGSGHIWPNRAMDPGLVYDLTTDDYVHFLCALGYNATQIAMFTDYSYSCHPTKMSSILDLNYPSIAVPYLITSTAIKRTVKNVGSAGTYTVHVDAPSGVSVSVELTSLVFERTGEEKTFTVKLTLKGIWAVTMFLGGLYGLMVCTM; encoded by the coding sequence ATGAACAATTCCTCCTTCATCAAGGCCACAACTTTCAGCTATGGTTCCGGCCACATTTGGCCTAACCGTGCGATGGACCCTGGCCTAGTCTACGACCTGACCACCGACGATTACGTCCACTTCCTATGCGCCCTTGGCTACAATGCAACCCAAATTGCAATGTTTACAGACTACTCTTACTCATGCCACCCTACCAAGATGTCCAGCATCCTAGATCTCAACTACCCTTCGATCGCAGTCCCATATCTCATCACCTCCACGGCCATCAAACGAACAGTCAAGAACGTTGGCTCAGCGGGCACTTACACGGTCCATGTTGATGCACCCAGCGGCGTATCAGTGTCGGTTGAGCTGACTAGCCTGGTTTTCGAAAGGACCGGCGAAGAGAAGACATTTACAGTTAAGCTGACACTAAAAGGCATTTGGGCAGTGACTATGTTTTTGGGAGGCTTATATGGTCTGATGGTGTGCACTATGTGA